In a single window of the Dreissena polymorpha isolate Duluth1 chromosome 3, UMN_Dpol_1.0, whole genome shotgun sequence genome:
- the LOC127872671 gene encoding uncharacterized protein LOC127872671, with product MNHNYKGFFSIVLLAWVDADYKFMWIDVGGLGSQSDAQIYNQLELKECLEDGSIGLPPPSPLPNDDQDFPYFLLGDDAFGLRAYLMKPCSGRTLTREELIANYRISRARRVVENAFGILAHRWRVLLSTMQQMPLTVQVIIESCVCLHNFIRIRNPAIQNIQLDNEDGAHNHVPGLWRQDDNLQDVDMPKEGNRDTVAATRQRDYLKYYFNSPVGLVPWHDRMVGV from the coding sequence ATGAACCATAACTACAAAGGCTTTTTCTCAATCGTCCTTTTGGCCTGGGTAGATGCAGACTATAAGTTTATGTGGATAGATGTTGGTGGTTTGGGAAGCCAGTCCGATGCTCAGATCTACAACCAGTTAGAACTGAAAGAATGTTTGGAAGACGGCTCTATTGGACTTCCTCCTCCGTCACCCTTGCCAAACGATGACCAGGATTTCCCATACTTTCTGCTAGGAGATGATGCATTTGGCCTTCGCGCATACCTCATGAAGCCATGCTCGGGCCGTACTCTGACAAGAGAGGAACTGATTGCCAACTACCGGATTTCCAGAGCAAGACGTGTGGTGGAAAATGCCTTCGGTATTTTGGCACATCGTTGGAGAGTCCTCTTGTCAACGATGCAACAGATGCCACTGACTGTACAGGTTATCATTGAATCGTGTGTGTGCCTTCATAACTTCATCCGTATTCGAAACCCGGCTATTCAGAACATTCAATTAGATAACGAAGATGGTGCCCACAATCACGTACCTGGTTTATGGAGACAAGACGACAACCTACAAGACGTAGATATGCCCAAGGAAGGAAACAGAGACACGGTTGCGGCCACGAGACAACGGGACTACTTAAAATACTATTTCAATAGTCCTGTTGGACTTGTGCCATGGCATGATAGAATGGTTGGTGTTTAG
- the LOC127872673 gene encoding uncharacterized protein LOC127872673 has product MEELRLDDQESFYSYLRITPPMFDELSERVTPLIAKRDTKYRKALCGMKLAITLRHLATGDGYATLHYDFRVARTTIGLVVREVCNALVMELKHDVIDCPVDSDAWERVAKEFKTRWNVPHAR; this is encoded by the coding sequence ATGGAAGAGCTCCGCTTGGACGACCAAGAGTCCTTTTATAGCTACTTGAGAATCACCCCGCCAATGTTTGACGAGCTTTCGGAACGCGTCACCCCACTAATAGCGAAAAGAGACACCAAATACAGAAAGGCTTTGTGTGGAATGAAGCTCGCTATCACTCTCCGTCATCTTGCAACAGGAGATGGCTATGCAACCCTTCACTACGATTTCCGGGTAGCCAGAACCACAATAGGCCTAGTAGTGAGAGAAGTATGCAATGCACTGGTGATGGAGCTGAAACATGACGTGATTGATTGTCCTGTTGATAGTGACGCTTGGGAACGCGTTGCCAAGGAGTTCAAGACGCGATGGAATGTTCCACATGCACGTTGA